Sequence from the Treponema primitia ZAS-1 genome:
TGGGGGCGGCGCAGCCCCTGGATTCAAACATGACTAATGCCGGACGGGAGAAAAACCGCCGGGTAACTATAATTATCTTGCATGAAGCGGACTAAAGTCCGGGGGAGTGAGTTATGAAAACGAAACAAATCACACAATGGCGCCTGGTATCTTTTTTGGCGCCCTTGCTGCTCTGTGTAGCAGGGTGCGGGAACCCTATCCTGCGGGATGCCTGGATTACTGAATCGAAACCGGGGGCCGAGGGGCCTCTGGTGGGTGTGGACAAGGCCGCCCTTACTGCGGCTATCGCGGAGGCGGAAACCCTGATCGCCGGCACGGCAAGCGGGGAGGACGCTGCGGCGATCCCCCTGGGGGTTCACTTTGTTACGGGCGCGGAAAAGGCGGCGTACCAGGCGGCCATTGACGCTGCTCGGGCGGCGCGGGATGACGGGGCGGCGCTGGACCTTGCCACGGCGAGCGGCGTGTTTACTGCCGCCGCCGCCGCCAAGACCGGGACCAAACCCGGCCCGGCTCCCATCCTGGGGGTGACGGCGGTCAGCTTTGACGGGGCGGTCTATGGCGATGCGCAGCCTGAGGCGAAGCCTATTACGATTACCAATAGCGGGACTGGGGCAGCGGCTATCAGCGCGGTCGCGCTGAGCGGCGACGGGAAGGACGACTTTACGCTGGGCGGTTCCGGGGATGCGGTAAGCGCGGGTGGCAGTATTGCTACGCGGACTGTGCAGCCTGTGGCGGCCCTTGCGGCGGGAAGCTATACGGCGACCATCACCGTGAGCTATGACGGCGGGGCTGCGGCAACGGCGCAGGTGAGTATTACTGTCAGCAAGGCGGCGGGGGGCGCCGTGGGGACGCCGGGCGGGGACAGCGCCGGGACTACTATCACGGCAACGGCGCTTACGGTGGACAACGATGAGCAGGAGCCTGAGTACGCCATAAGTACCGGGGACACTGCGCCGGACACGGGCTGGCAAGATTCGCCCAGCTTTAACGGGCTTGACTACGGCGTTACCTACTATGTGTATGCCCGCGCCGGGGCGAGCGCGAATTATGGTGTGGGCGCGGCAGTGCGAAGCGCGGCAATAACCGTGGGCAAGCTGAGCCAGGAGGCCTTTGGGTTTGGCGCAGAAACGGTGAGTAAAACCTACGGCGACGGCGCCGGCGCCTATACCGCCACCGGTGGGTCGGGGGACGGTGGGATTAGCTATGCGGCAAGCGGGGGCGACGGGGCGGTCAGCGTGGACGCGGCCAGCGGCGCCGTTAGCTTCCTGAAGGCGGGTACGGGGTACATCACCGCCACCAAGGCGGGGGACGCCACCTATAATGCGGTCACCGCAACACTGACGGTGACCGTGGCCAAGCGCCCCCTCACCGCCACGGCAACGGCCACAGGCCGGCCCTACAACGGCACGACAGAGGTGACTGTCACCATCACGCCAACAAACAAGGTGGGTAGTGATGAGGTCTCCATCACGGGGACGGGGACGGCGGACAACGCCAACGTCGGCAGCAGGACTGTCAGCATTTCCGGCATCGACCTGACCGGGGCGGCGGCGGGTAACTATACTGCGCCTGCGCCTGCAAGCATTACCGGCGTTACGGTGACTATCAGCAAGGCGGCGCCTGTTTACACGGCGCCCACCACCCTCAGTGCATTTGCCGGGCAGACCCTGGCGGATGTTGCACTGTCCGGGGGCTTTAGCTGGGACACCGACCAGAACCCGACGACCACCGCGGTGGGCGGCGTGGGGGACCATACCTTTAAGGCGAAGTACACCCCCACGGACACGGAGAATTATCTGGTGGTGGAGGATATCCCGGTGAGTATCGCCGTAACGGCGAAAACCCTCGCCATTACGGTCAGCCTGAACCTGAGCCACGAGGTAGACCTTATCGACTTCCCGGCGGACGGCATCACGCTGTCCAGGGCCGGGGACGCCAAAGCGACCATAAACGCCACAGGATATACCAGCGTGAAGTGGTATGTGGACGGCGATGCGGCCGTCAGCGTTGATGGCGACAGCATTACGCTGAACGCGGGGGATTACGATGTGCGGAACCATCAGGTCACCTTCCAGGGTGACCGGGACGGGGTCACGTATTCCAAAGAAATCGGCTTCACGGTAAGCAAGTAAGGGAGGACCGGCATGAACAAACACAATATGGTCACCATTTCCATTTCCATTCTGAAAAAGGTGACCCGACCTTGGTCGGCAGTCACCTTTCTGGCGCTGATGGCCCTGGGGGGGTGTATGAATCCCCTGTCAGAGCGGTCCTCCTCCGGCGGCGGCTTCACGGATACGGTTCCCGATGGCTACGGGCGGGTGACGGTCTCCCTGGCAGGGGCCGGGGCGCGGACCCTGTACCCTGCGGCGGAGGACTTTGGCGCCATTATCCTGAGTTTCCAGGGGCCTGTGGGGGCTGCTATCCCTAAGCCTATGCCGGTCATCGACGGTTCCGCTTCGGTGGACCTGGCCCTGGGGGCCTGGACCATTACTGCCACGGCGTATACCAAGGCCACGTCGACCGTGGCGGCGGCATGGGGCAGCGCGAAAACCACCATCGGCGCCGGGGAGAACCCGGCGCTGGGCATCACCCTGTCGCCCTATACGGGGGACAACGCGGCGAAGGGAACGCTGCGCTATGCCATCAGCATTGGCGCTATTGACCAGACGAAGCTTGATTCCGCCAAGATAACGGTTACAAAAACGAACGGGGACGACCCGGACGTGACTGCCGGCACTGGTGCCTTAACCTGGGACAAGGATGCAGGCGGCAAAGGCAAGTATGCGGGCACTGTCGACCTGGACGCCGGTTATTATCTGGTGCAGGTCAAGCTGACCCGTGGGGGATTGAGCGCCACCCGCAGCTGGGTGGCCCATCTCTACCCCGGCCTGGAAACCCTGGCGACCTATGACTTTAGCGAGGCGGACCTGAAGCCCGCCCTGATGGGCACGGTGAGCCTGGACGGTTTGCCGATCTATGGCGAGGAACTGACGGCGGTTACCACTGACCTGGAAGCGGGACCCGGCGACCTGAGCTATGTCTGGAAACGGGGCGACATAGCGGCGGGCGAGGAAGCGGAGATTGACGACGAGAACGCCGCCACCTATACCCTGACCGCCGCCGATGTGGACAAGCATATCGTCGTGGAAGTGAGCCGCGCAGGTTACGACGGCAACAAACGAGCCGACATAGGCCCGGTGGCCAGGCGGCTCCTCACCGTTAAGAAGGCGGAGGCTATGGACCGGTTTTATGACGGCTCGGAAACGGTGACTGTCACCATCAAGGCGGGAAACGTGGTGGGCGACGACGAGGTCTCCATCACCGCGGAAGGGGCGGTGGACAGCGCCAACGCCGGGGCGGACAAGAAGAATGTTACCATTAGCAATATCGTTCTGATCGGGGACGATGCGGATAACTACGCCGCGCCTGTAAGCATTACCGGCGTTGAGGTGACCATCAGCAAGGCGCCGATTACCCCGGTGGTGGAGGTGGAATCCTTCACCGCGCCGGGGGAGCCTGACCCGCAACTGGAGAGCGGCAATCTGGGGAGCGGCGGCGTGTCGTACACCTACGCCACTGCGGAAGACGGCGAGTACGACAGGAAGGCTCCCGAAAAGGCCGGGACCTATTGGGTCAAGGCGGCGGTGGCGGAAACCACGAACTACCAGGGCGCTGAGAGCGAAGCGGTGTCCTTCACCATACACCCCGCCGGGAAGCCGATCACCGCCTGGATGGAGAACCATGCCATCGTTACCGACGCGCCCAATACGGTGATCCTTTCGAGGGCCGGGGATAGCGGCAAGGCAAAGGCTCTCTTCGTTACGGTGAAGGACAGTGAGAAAGCCGACAGCTACCAGTGGAGCATAGGCGGGGTGGTGCAGGAGGAGGAAACCGATTCGTCCTTTGCGTTTGACAGCGCCGACTGGGACATCGGGAAGTACCGGCTAACGCTGCAGGTGGTGAAGGGCGGCGTGCCGTATTCAACAATAATTAGCATTACGGTTGGGAACTAGGGGGAAGGTATGAAGAGTATACAAATG
This genomic interval carries:
- a CDS encoding beta strand repeat-containing protein; protein product: MKTKQITQWRLVSFLAPLLLCVAGCGNPILRDAWITESKPGAEGPLVGVDKAALTAAIAEAETLIAGTASGEDAAAIPLGVHFVTGAEKAAYQAAIDAARAARDDGAALDLATASGVFTAAAAAKTGTKPGPAPILGVTAVSFDGAVYGDAQPEAKPITITNSGTGAAAISAVALSGDGKDDFTLGGSGDAVSAGGSIATRTVQPVAALAAGSYTATITVSYDGGAAATAQVSITVSKAAGGAVGTPGGDSAGTTITATALTVDNDEQEPEYAISTGDTAPDTGWQDSPSFNGLDYGVTYYVYARAGASANYGVGAAVRSAAITVGKLSQEAFGFGAETVSKTYGDGAGAYTATGGSGDGGISYAASGGDGAVSVDAASGAVSFLKAGTGYITATKAGDATYNAVTATLTVTVAKRPLTATATATGRPYNGTTEVTVTITPTNKVGSDEVSITGTGTADNANVGSRTVSISGIDLTGAAAGNYTAPAPASITGVTVTISKAAPVYTAPTTLSAFAGQTLADVALSGGFSWDTDQNPTTTAVGGVGDHTFKAKYTPTDTENYLVVEDIPVSIAVTAKTLAITVSLNLSHEVDLIDFPADGITLSRAGDAKATINATGYTSVKWYVDGDAAVSVDGDSITLNAGDYDVRNHQVTFQGDRDGVTYSKEIGFTVSK
- a CDS encoding YDG domain-containing protein encodes the protein MNKHNMVTISISILKKVTRPWSAVTFLALMALGGCMNPLSERSSSGGGFTDTVPDGYGRVTVSLAGAGARTLYPAAEDFGAIILSFQGPVGAAIPKPMPVIDGSASVDLALGAWTITATAYTKATSTVAAAWGSAKTTIGAGENPALGITLSPYTGDNAAKGTLRYAISIGAIDQTKLDSAKITVTKTNGDDPDVTAGTGALTWDKDAGGKGKYAGTVDLDAGYYLVQVKLTRGGLSATRSWVAHLYPGLETLATYDFSEADLKPALMGTVSLDGLPIYGEELTAVTTDLEAGPGDLSYVWKRGDIAAGEEAEIDDENAATYTLTAADVDKHIVVEVSRAGYDGNKRADIGPVARRLLTVKKAEAMDRFYDGSETVTVTIKAGNVVGDDEVSITAEGAVDSANAGADKKNVTISNIVLIGDDADNYAAPVSITGVEVTISKAPITPVVEVESFTAPGEPDPQLESGNLGSGGVSYTYATAEDGEYDRKAPEKAGTYWVKAAVAETTNYQGAESEAVSFTIHPAGKPITAWMENHAIVTDAPNTVILSRAGDSGKAKALFVTVKDSEKADSYQWSIGGVVQEEETDSSFAFDSADWDIGKYRLTLQVVKGGVPYSTIISITVGN